Proteins found in one Pectobacterium atrosepticum genomic segment:
- a CDS encoding HAMP domain-containing protein: MFLAKKIRNLKISQKLYLGFGVILLLVIIASLLSAGRFREIRDIYEKTNLIYNINIEVFQAKINRLKYFYSYDEKSRETMAGFVKHASELTTEAKTLSWSPEGLTLINDLSQHLAEFQSAITDMGKATQRVVENREKISAANGQNITTDFYARLRQQPSDSATLYQAEDLATQVSELRQASYELQLRQNADAAKQFDAVFSRFDSSYQGTVAVLTPEQKVAVESLRSYVTGYKKLNNDYFQSINDLKKAEDGVKVGGDKSSASIKAIITIVKEKNDALAYGSATITMIIGFIAVVIGIIISLLITRQITRPVIHNLSLAEKIAAGDLTSTITVDRDDELGQLTAAMGRMNEKLRHMISDVRDSVDSVSTSAAKIAAGNSDLSSRTEQQSAAVVETAASMEELTSTVKNNAENAKQASQISTEASQNAHKGGEVVRNVVDTMSGISDSSRKIADITAVINSIAFQTNILALNAAVEAARAGEQGRGFAVVASEVRTLSQRTSQAAKEIASLISESVARINVGTQLVANAGTAMDQIVSSVSRVNDIMGEIASASDEQSRGIEQISRAISELDTTTQQNAALVMESSISANSLEEQSAILESMVANFRLSENEGRKPKTNISGLPPQQKYLPPAAKQTQDSGWTTF; encoded by the coding sequence ATGTTCTTAGCCAAAAAAATCAGAAATCTTAAAATATCCCAAAAACTTTATCTTGGGTTCGGGGTCATCCTGCTATTGGTCATCATAGCATCGCTACTCAGCGCAGGGCGCTTCAGGGAAATTCGTGATATCTATGAGAAAACCAATCTTATTTACAACATCAACATTGAAGTCTTTCAGGCAAAAATAAACCGTCTGAAATATTTTTACTCCTATGATGAAAAGTCGCGCGAAACGATGGCAGGCTTCGTTAAACATGCATCAGAATTAACCACTGAAGCGAAAACGCTCTCATGGAGCCCAGAAGGGTTAACTCTGATTAACGACCTCAGTCAGCATCTGGCCGAATTCCAAAGCGCAATCACCGATATGGGCAAAGCTACGCAGCGCGTGGTAGAAAATCGAGAAAAAATCAGCGCCGCTAACGGACAGAACATAACTACTGATTTCTACGCCAGGCTGCGACAGCAACCTTCTGATAGCGCAACGCTATATCAGGCTGAGGATCTCGCAACGCAGGTTTCAGAACTGAGGCAGGCTTCCTATGAATTGCAGCTCAGGCAAAATGCCGATGCCGCGAAGCAGTTCGATGCGGTTTTTAGCCGCTTTGACAGCAGCTATCAGGGCACCGTTGCGGTGTTGACGCCGGAACAGAAAGTGGCTGTAGAGAGCCTGCGAAGCTATGTCACCGGCTATAAAAAGCTCAATAACGACTACTTCCAGAGTATCAACGACCTGAAAAAAGCAGAAGACGGCGTGAAGGTCGGCGGGGACAAAAGTAGCGCTTCCATTAAAGCAATTATTACTATCGTCAAAGAGAAGAATGACGCGCTGGCATACGGTTCTGCCACGATCACGATGATCATTGGCTTTATTGCTGTGGTCATCGGCATCATCATCTCACTGCTGATTACTCGCCAAATTACCCGCCCTGTTATTCATAACCTCTCTCTGGCGGAAAAAATCGCTGCTGGCGATTTGACCTCAACGATCACAGTCGACCGCGATGATGAACTGGGTCAGCTAACGGCCGCAATGGGGAGAATGAACGAAAAGCTGCGCCACATGATCAGTGATGTGCGTGACAGCGTGGACAGCGTTTCAACCTCTGCGGCCAAGATTGCCGCGGGTAATAGCGACCTATCCTCACGCACCGAGCAACAATCTGCCGCCGTAGTAGAAACCGCCGCCAGCATGGAAGAACTGACATCGACCGTTAAAAACAATGCTGAGAATGCCAAACAGGCGAGCCAAATCAGTACCGAAGCCTCACAAAATGCACACAAAGGCGGCGAAGTAGTACGAAATGTAGTGGATACGATGTCGGGCATTTCAGACAGTTCACGGAAGATTGCGGACATTACCGCCGTTATCAACAGCATTGCTTTCCAGACCAATATTCTGGCACTTAACGCCGCAGTAGAAGCCGCGCGAGCCGGGGAACAAGGTCGTGGATTCGCCGTGGTGGCCAGCGAGGTACGGACGCTTTCTCAACGCACATCTCAGGCTGCAAAAGAGATTGCCAGCCTGATTTCAGAATCGGTGGCACGGATCAATGTGGGAACACAGTTGGTGGCCAATGCAGGAACCGCGATGGATCAGATCGTTTCCTCCGTCTCACGGGTCAACGACATCATGGGGGAAATCGCCTCCGCCTCCGATGAGCAAAGCCGTGGCATTGAGCAAATTTCCCGCGCCATCAGCGAGCTTGATACCACCACGCAGCAGAATGCCGCGCTGGTGATGGAATCCTCAATTTCCGCTAACTCGCTGGAAGAACAGTCGGCAATATTGGAAAGTATGGTAGCGAACTTCCGTCTGTCTGAGAACGAGGGGCGTAAGCCAAAAACGAATATTTCTGGTTTGCCACCACAGCAAAAATATCTGCCGCCTGCAGCAAAACAAACGCAGGATTCCGGCTGGACGACATTCTAA
- a CDS encoding response regulator, which produces MQHTEHFDVLIVEDESKLANIHAEFIEKHFNLRVIGIAATLFEAKKLLQQHRPRLILLDNYLPDGEGVSLIESQLLKGMDCSVIFITAASDMNTCAQAIRCGAFDYIIKPLSYPRLRSSLERFIQFVKTQHTYKIVDQQNVDILYQLQSSGAASSSSTKGIEENTLGLIKQIFASDGGDTLYSVDDIVEQTGLSKTTARRYLEFCVENQFLDIEMRYGKIGHPRRLYRTKSAH; this is translated from the coding sequence ATGCAGCACACTGAACATTTCGATGTCTTAATCGTTGAAGATGAAAGTAAGCTGGCAAATATTCATGCTGAATTTATTGAAAAACATTTCAATCTGCGTGTCATAGGGATTGCCGCTACGCTTTTTGAAGCTAAAAAACTCCTTCAGCAACACAGGCCGCGCCTGATCCTGCTTGATAACTATTTGCCCGACGGCGAAGGGGTTTCGCTGATTGAAAGCCAACTGCTCAAAGGAATGGACTGCTCCGTTATCTTTATCACCGCCGCCAGCGACATGAATACCTGTGCTCAGGCGATTCGCTGCGGGGCTTTTGATTACATTATCAAACCGCTCTCCTATCCGCGGCTACGCTCTTCGCTGGAGCGATTTATTCAATTCGTGAAAACCCAGCACACATACAAAATTGTCGATCAGCAGAACGTTGATATTCTCTACCAGTTGCAATCGTCCGGCGCAGCGTCCTCATCATCCACAAAAGGCATTGAGGAGAACACTCTAGGGCTAATCAAACAGATTTTTGCCAGTGATGGTGGCGATACGCTCTATTCTGTCGATGATATCGTCGAACAAACGGGGCTCAGTAAAACGACGGCGCGCCGCTATCTGGAGTTCTGCGTTGAAAACCAGTTCCTCGATATCGAAATGCGTTACGGAAAGATTGGCCACCCACGCCGTCTATATAGAACAAAGAGCGCACACTAG
- a CDS encoding sensor histidine kinase, with protein sequence MRLRLSFHIKLFIYLIVFFSSLLLMTGIYYYHDIDKQLYSELGTRAQVQAREIAIIPSLIESVKNKNISQIDILLQQLKQRSDASYIVVGDNQAHHLFHSEDDALVGTQMIGGDNVEVLAGKSIITVRRGGIGISLRSKAPIVADGQVIGIVSVGYLKTHIDNLTFSKLAHILLAILAMFVALFIFSWWFSRNLKKQMFGLEPLEIRMLVRQQKALLESIYEGVIAINKQHRIAAINHAAKEILGLNEPSHMLRGKPIDTVIKPVPFFSGEAMWNSDTHDEICRFNHATVIASRVRIMLEDELQGWVISFRGKNDIHTLSMQLSQVKRYANSLRILRHEQLNWTATLAGLLHLKRYDEAIKYIEAQSESAQVVLDFVSHRFCSPALCGLLLGKYATAREKGIEIVFDPRCQLSHIPPALSETELMSIIGNLLDNAMEATLATTTPHYPVEVYIYDSEQELVIEVADQGTGIDPAIADSLFEMGVTSKTQGDHGLGLHLVASYVNQAQGIVEVSANQPNGSIFSLFIPISPPLI encoded by the coding sequence ATGAGATTGAGACTTTCCTTTCATATCAAATTATTTATCTATTTGATCGTCTTCTTCTCTTCGCTACTGCTAATGACGGGTATCTATTATTATCATGATATCGATAAGCAACTGTATTCTGAGCTGGGTACACGAGCACAGGTGCAAGCCAGAGAGATCGCCATCATCCCATCGCTGATCGAATCGGTAAAAAATAAAAATATCAGTCAGATAGATATTCTTCTTCAGCAGTTAAAACAGCGCAGTGACGCCAGTTATATCGTGGTCGGTGATAATCAGGCACACCATCTGTTTCATTCTGAAGATGACGCACTCGTCGGCACACAGATGATAGGTGGCGATAATGTTGAAGTTCTGGCAGGGAAAAGCATTATCACGGTGCGCCGAGGTGGTATCGGCATCTCGCTACGCAGCAAAGCGCCGATCGTGGCTGACGGCCAAGTCATTGGTATTGTTTCCGTCGGCTATCTGAAAACCCACATCGATAACCTGACGTTCAGTAAACTGGCGCATATTCTGCTAGCGATTCTGGCGATGTTCGTCGCGCTGTTTATCTTTTCCTGGTGGTTCTCGCGCAACCTGAAGAAACAGATGTTTGGACTCGAACCCCTTGAAATTCGCATGCTAGTCAGGCAGCAGAAGGCGCTGCTCGAATCGATTTACGAAGGGGTCATCGCCATCAATAAGCAACACCGTATTGCCGCTATTAACCATGCCGCCAAAGAGATCCTCGGGTTAAACGAACCTTCCCATATGCTGCGCGGTAAGCCGATTGATACCGTGATTAAACCCGTCCCCTTCTTCTCCGGCGAGGCAATGTGGAACAGCGACACCCACGATGAGATCTGCCGTTTTAACCATGCCACCGTCATTGCCAGCCGAGTGCGGATTATGCTCGAGGATGAACTTCAAGGCTGGGTGATCAGCTTCCGCGGTAAAAACGATATCCACACGCTCAGCATGCAGCTTAGTCAGGTGAAGCGTTACGCTAACAGCCTGCGCATTCTGCGCCACGAACAGCTTAATTGGACCGCGACGCTGGCCGGGTTACTGCATCTAAAACGCTATGACGAAGCTATTAAATATATTGAAGCGCAGTCGGAAAGCGCGCAGGTGGTGCTGGATTTTGTTTCCCACCGTTTCTGTTCACCAGCGCTGTGCGGGCTGCTGCTGGGCAAGTACGCGACAGCACGAGAAAAAGGTATTGAGATTGTTTTTGACCCACGCTGCCAGCTTAGCCACATTCCACCCGCACTGAGCGAAACGGAGCTGATGTCCATCATTGGTAATTTGCTGGATAACGCGATGGAAGCCACATTAGCCACCACTACCCCACATTATCCTGTCGAGGTGTACATCTATGACAGTGAACAAGAGCTGGTCATTGAAGTCGCCGATCAGGGAACAGGGATCGATCCGGCGATTGCCGATAGTCTGTTTGAAATGGGCGTGACCAGTAAAACACAGGGCGATCACGGGCTGGGGCTGCATCTGGTCGCCAGCTACGTTAATCAGGCTCAGGGAATTGTCGAGGTCTCGGCCAACCAGCCGAATGGCAGTATATTTTCCCTATTTATACCGATATCACCCCCACTAATTTGA
- a CDS encoding 2-hydroxycarboxylate transporter family protein, with translation MSTTDDSYIVVNNEAAGKVSLKEKWWHVLDTYKVGIIPVPLFVLAGVLIGIDCLSGKLPSDIVVMVATLAFFGFACGEFGKRLPIIGKMGAAAICATFIPSAMVHYGLLPDVVVESTTKFYKSTNILYLYICCIIVGSIMSMNRQTLIQGFMRIFFPMLCGEIAGMLVGMGVGIALGLDPFQIFFFLILPIMAGGVGEGAIPLSIGYATILHMDQGVALGRVLPIVMLGSLTAIILAGVLNQLGKRYPHLTGEGELMPNKGNNLGGSESSAPASGFSGKADVTTIASGALLAILLYMVGMLGHKMIGLPAPVGMLFAAVVVKLAHGVSPKMLEGSQVVYKFFQTSVTYPILFAVGVAITPWQELVNAFTIQNLLVIISTVVTLVGTGFLVGRKIGMHPIDVAIISCCQSGQGGTGDVAILTAGNRMMLMPFAQIATRIGGAINVSISLLVLANFLV, from the coding sequence ATGAGTACGACTGATGATTCATATATTGTTGTAAATAATGAGGCAGCTGGGAAGGTTTCATTAAAGGAAAAATGGTGGCATGTTCTGGATACCTATAAAGTAGGTATTATTCCCGTGCCACTTTTTGTACTGGCGGGGGTATTAATCGGCATCGACTGCCTGAGCGGCAAGCTGCCGAGCGATATCGTTGTGATGGTGGCAACGCTGGCATTCTTCGGGTTTGCCTGTGGTGAGTTTGGCAAGCGTCTGCCGATTATCGGCAAGATGGGGGCGGCGGCAATCTGTGCGACCTTTATCCCTTCTGCGATGGTGCATTATGGCCTGCTGCCGGACGTTGTCGTTGAATCCACGACCAAGTTCTACAAAAGTACCAACATTCTGTATCTCTACATCTGCTGCATTATTGTCGGCAGCATCATGAGTATGAATCGGCAAACGCTGATTCAGGGCTTCATGCGTATTTTCTTCCCTATGCTATGCGGTGAAATCGCCGGGATGCTGGTGGGCATGGGCGTAGGTATTGCGTTAGGTCTGGATCCGTTCCAAATCTTCTTCTTCCTGATTCTGCCGATTATGGCGGGCGGGGTGGGTGAAGGGGCTATCCCTCTGTCTATCGGCTATGCCACGATTTTGCACATGGACCAAGGTGTTGCTCTGGGGCGTGTCTTGCCTATCGTAATGCTGGGCAGCCTGACTGCGATCATCCTTGCCGGTGTGCTGAATCAGTTGGGTAAACGCTATCCACACCTGACCGGTGAAGGTGAACTGATGCCGAATAAAGGCAATAACTTGGGCGGTAGTGAAAGCAGCGCTCCAGCTTCTGGCTTTAGCGGTAAAGCAGACGTAACGACCATTGCCTCTGGTGCTCTGCTGGCAATCCTGCTGTATATGGTGGGTATGCTCGGTCACAAAATGATTGGCCTGCCTGCACCAGTTGGCATGCTATTCGCCGCCGTGGTGGTGAAGTTGGCCCACGGTGTTTCACCTAAAATGTTGGAAGGCTCTCAGGTTGTTTACAAGTTCTTCCAGACTTCGGTGACGTATCCGATTCTGTTTGCCGTCGGGGTGGCGATTACACCGTGGCAGGAACTGGTCAATGCCTTCACGATTCAAAACCTGCTGGTGATTATTTCTACCGTAGTGACGCTGGTCGGGACCGGTTTCTTAGTGGGTAGAAAGATCGGCATGCACCCAATTGATGTTGCGATTATTTCCTGCTGCCAGAGCGGGCAGGGCGGTACTGGTGATGTCGCGATTCTGACGGCGGGTAACCGTATGATGCTGATGCCATTCGCGCAGATTGCCACGCGCATCGGCGGTGCCATTAATGTTTCGATTTCACTACTGGTTCTCGCCAACTTTTTAGTCTGA
- a CDS encoding FAA hydrolase family protein, which translates to MKLASYRYNGKDSYGIYTATGLIDLGGKIGHRYPDLKTLLAQNALHVAHEFSMSTPDIAVADVTFLPVITAPGKILCVGMNYAAKRQEFNEENPAPTLFVRFADSQTGHATPVIKPHYSSEFDYEGELAVIIGKGGQNISRDVALSHVAGYSCYMDGSARDWQHSWFTAGKNWQKTGAFGPYLTTTDEIPDPHVLAIRTYLNGRMVQDDNTSSMIHKVAELIEYISTFTELSAGDVIITGSPGGVGKKRNPPLFMKAGDCIEVEIENIGHLRNTIVDAAAPLKSVPVAAEAAVH; encoded by the coding sequence ATGAAACTTGCAAGCTATCGTTATAACGGTAAGGACAGTTACGGCATTTATACGGCTACGGGATTAATCGATCTCGGCGGAAAAATTGGCCACCGTTACCCCGATCTGAAAACACTGCTGGCGCAGAATGCATTACACGTTGCGCATGAATTCAGTATGAGCACGCCGGATATTGCGGTTGCGGATGTCACGTTCCTACCCGTTATTACCGCGCCAGGGAAAATACTGTGCGTGGGGATGAATTATGCGGCTAAGCGTCAGGAATTTAATGAAGAGAATCCTGCGCCAACGTTATTTGTCCGCTTTGCGGATTCGCAAACCGGACATGCAACGCCCGTCATCAAACCTCATTATTCCAGCGAGTTTGATTATGAAGGTGAACTGGCGGTCATTATCGGTAAAGGCGGACAAAATATTTCTCGAGATGTCGCGCTTTCTCATGTCGCAGGTTATAGCTGCTACATGGATGGATCTGCGCGTGACTGGCAGCACAGCTGGTTTACCGCGGGTAAAAACTGGCAGAAAACCGGTGCATTCGGTCCGTATCTGACCACCACGGATGAAATTCCCGATCCGCATGTATTGGCAATCCGCACGTATCTGAATGGCCGCATGGTGCAGGACGACAATACCAGCAGCATGATCCACAAAGTCGCTGAATTGATTGAATACATCAGTACCTTTACCGAGTTGAGCGCGGGTGACGTGATCATTACCGGTTCACCGGGTGGCGTGGGTAAAAAACGCAATCCGCCGCTGTTTATGAAAGCGGGAGACTGTATTGAAGTTGAAATCGAAAACATTGGCCATTTGCGTAACACGATAGTGGATGCCGCTGCGCCATTGAAATCGGTTCCGGTAGCCGCTGAAGCTGCTGTGCACTAA
- the citC gene encoding [citrate (pro-3S)-lyase] ligase, which yields MYANDSVFFDTLDVRLREQERDAVRQFLAQCQLGMDDDIDIVVVGKLGGRLIACAGLASNTIKCVAVDPEFRHLNLGVQVVNEVMQQAAQRGHFHLFLYTRPENVDIFRGCGFYPLACFQDSAVLMENTPIGIQQYCQSLTAFAQPEALATRTEKKIGAIVMNANPFTLGHRYLAEHAAQSCDWLHVFVVREDVSFFPFSERLEMVQRGVEHIHNLTVHAGSNYMISKATFPAYFLKEEKLITRAHAALDLIIFRKYIAPALGITQRFVGTEPFCPVTYQYNQDMHYWLEKDQTVSSPALNVVEIERKRQTSGLAISASEVRKLLKLRQYSRIQDIVPASTFEHLQRYYEPEYA from the coding sequence ATGTATGCCAATGATTCCGTCTTTTTTGACACGCTGGATGTGCGCCTTCGGGAGCAGGAGAGGGACGCCGTGCGACAGTTTCTTGCACAGTGCCAGCTCGGCATGGATGACGATATTGACATCGTTGTTGTTGGCAAGCTAGGCGGGCGGCTGATCGCCTGCGCGGGACTGGCCTCCAACACCATTAAGTGCGTTGCGGTCGATCCTGAATTCAGACACCTCAACCTGGGTGTGCAGGTGGTGAATGAAGTGATGCAGCAGGCGGCACAGCGCGGCCACTTCCACCTGTTTCTTTATACCCGACCGGAAAATGTCGACATCTTCCGAGGATGTGGATTTTACCCACTAGCGTGCTTTCAGGACAGCGCGGTGCTGATGGAAAACACACCGATTGGCATTCAGCAGTATTGTCAGTCATTGACGGCGTTTGCACAGCCCGAAGCGCTCGCAACGCGAACGGAAAAAAAGATCGGCGCCATTGTCATGAATGCAAACCCCTTCACGTTGGGCCACCGCTATCTAGCGGAACACGCGGCGCAGTCGTGTGATTGGTTGCACGTATTCGTGGTTCGGGAAGATGTTTCCTTTTTCCCCTTTAGCGAACGTCTGGAGATGGTGCAGCGCGGCGTGGAGCACATCCACAATCTAACGGTGCATGCCGGTTCGAACTACATGATCTCTAAAGCGACATTCCCCGCCTATTTCCTGAAGGAAGAGAAACTGATCACCCGCGCTCATGCCGCACTCGATTTAATCATTTTCAGGAAATATATCGCACCCGCGCTCGGGATTACCCAGCGTTTCGTCGGCACCGAACCCTTTTGCCCGGTGACGTATCAATACAACCAGGACATGCACTACTGGCTGGAGAAAGACCAGACGGTGTCTTCCCCGGCGTTAAACGTGGTTGAAATTGAACGTAAACGGCAAACATCAGGACTGGCAATTTCCGCTTCGGAAGTCAGGAAATTACTCAAACTTCGGCAGTACAGCCGTATTCAGGACATCGTGCCAGCCTCAACTTTTGAGCATTTACAACGCTATTACGAACCCGAATACGCGTAA
- the citD gene encoding citrate lyase acyl carrier protein, with protein MKIVKESLAGTFESSDLLVKVAPADGKLTVVINSEVIKQFGHQIKQVVNDTLKELGVQEGTIIVDDKGALDCVIRARVQSAVLRATDGQQIEWEKL; from the coding sequence ATGAAGATTGTTAAGGAGTCGCTGGCGGGCACCTTTGAGTCCAGCGATTTGCTGGTCAAAGTGGCACCGGCAGACGGGAAGCTCACCGTAGTTATCAACAGTGAAGTGATTAAGCAGTTCGGTCATCAAATTAAACAGGTCGTGAATGACACGCTGAAAGAGTTAGGCGTACAGGAAGGGACGATCATTGTGGATGACAAAGGCGCATTGGATTGTGTCATCCGTGCCCGCGTGCAAAGCGCGGTACTGCGTGCGACAGACGGACAGCAGATTGAATGGGAGAAACTATAA
- the citE gene encoding citrate (pro-3S)-lyase subunit beta, which yields MNKLRRSMLFLPGANAAMLSNAFIYKPDSIMFDLEDAVSLREKDTARLLVFHALQHPMYRDIETVVRINQLSTPFGLLDLEAAVRGGADVIRLPKTDSTDDVDELERHLVRIEKACGREVGSTRIMAAIESAVGVINAVAIARSSERMIGIALAAFDYVMDMQTERGDGTELFYARCAVLHAARAAGIDAFDVVYPNVNDDAGFLKEVDLIRRLGFNGKSLINPRQIELLHNAYAPTQDEVDYSHLVIKAAEEGERAGLGVISLNGKMIDGPIIDHARRVLERAQASGVRK from the coding sequence ATGAATAAGCTTCGCCGCAGTATGTTATTCCTCCCCGGTGCGAATGCCGCCATGCTGTCCAATGCGTTTATCTATAAACCTGACTCCATCATGTTCGATCTGGAAGATGCGGTTTCCTTGCGGGAAAAAGATACCGCACGCCTGCTGGTTTTCCATGCGCTCCAGCACCCGATGTATCGCGATATTGAAACCGTGGTGCGTATCAACCAGCTCAGTACGCCGTTTGGCCTGTTGGATCTTGAGGCCGCTGTGCGCGGTGGTGCCGATGTTATTCGTCTGCCAAAAACCGATTCCACCGATGATGTGGATGAGCTGGAACGTCATCTGGTTCGTATCGAAAAAGCCTGCGGCCGTGAGGTCGGCTCAACGCGCATCATGGCGGCGATTGAGTCTGCGGTGGGCGTGATTAACGCGGTTGCCATTGCACGTTCTTCCGAACGCATGATCGGGATTGCGCTGGCGGCGTTTGACTATGTGATGGATATGCAGACGGAACGCGGTGATGGCACGGAGCTATTTTATGCCCGTTGCGCGGTGCTGCATGCCGCTCGCGCTGCCGGAATTGATGCTTTCGACGTGGTTTATCCCAACGTCAATGACGATGCGGGCTTCCTGAAGGAGGTCGATCTGATCCGCAGACTGGGCTTCAACGGTAAATCCCTGATTAACCCGCGCCAGATTGAGCTGTTACACAACGCTTATGCCCCCACGCAGGATGAAGTGGACTATTCCCATCTGGTGATCAAAGCCGCCGAAGAGGGCGAACGTGCCGGTCTGGGCGTCATTTCCCTAAACGGAAAAATGATCGACGGGCCAATTATCGACCACGCCAGAAGAGTGCTGGAACGTGCTCAGGCCTCCGGCGTTCGCAAATAG
- the citF gene encoding citrate lyase subunit alpha gives MSHFIEALQKQYPEKRHLQPFVNANQNTPWLNDVEQKHERKLCDDLEDAIRHSGLKDGMTISFHHHFREGDKVINRVIDTLARMGFRDLTLASSSLMSCNAPLIEHIKAGVISRIYTSGMRGKLADAISHGLMKEPVQIHSHGGRVHLLQSGELNIDVAFLGVPCSDEFGNANGTAGKSSCGSLGYAMVDAQFARKVVLLTEALVPFPNMPASIVQDQVDYIVQVDEVGDPAKISVGAARVTSNPRELLIARSAADVIEHAGYFKNGFSIQTGSGAASTACTRFLEDKMRQQNIVARFALGGITGGIVDLHEKGLIEKLIDTQCFDANAAASLAKNPNHVEISTNVYANPSSKAACCDQLDMVILSALEIDTDFNVNVITGSDGVMRGASGGHCDVATAANLTIVVAPLIRSRIPTVVRQVTTRVTPGESIDVLVTDHGIAVNPARPEVAERLQQAGLNVMTIEALYQRAIALVGEPRAIEFHDRIVGVIRYRDGSVIDVVRQVKEANE, from the coding sequence ATGAGTCATTTTATTGAAGCACTGCAAAAGCAGTACCCAGAAAAACGTCATCTGCAACCCTTCGTCAACGCCAATCAAAATACGCCATGGTTGAACGATGTTGAACAAAAACATGAACGCAAACTGTGTGACGATCTGGAAGACGCGATTCGTCACAGCGGGCTGAAGGATGGGATGACGATCTCTTTCCATCACCATTTCCGCGAAGGCGATAAGGTCATTAACCGAGTGATTGATACGCTGGCGCGCATGGGTTTTCGCGATCTGACGCTGGCATCCAGCTCGCTGATGAGCTGTAACGCGCCGTTGATTGAGCACATCAAAGCGGGCGTGATCAGCCGGATTTATACCTCTGGGATGCGCGGCAAGCTGGCCGATGCGATTTCCCACGGATTAATGAAAGAACCGGTACAGATTCATTCTCACGGCGGCCGTGTCCATCTGCTGCAAAGCGGTGAGCTGAATATCGACGTCGCTTTCCTGGGCGTTCCGTGCAGCGATGAGTTTGGTAACGCCAACGGCACCGCTGGGAAATCCAGCTGTGGCTCGCTCGGCTACGCTATGGTCGATGCGCAGTTTGCCCGAAAAGTGGTACTGCTGACGGAAGCTTTGGTGCCGTTCCCGAATATGCCTGCCAGCATCGTACAAGATCAGGTGGATTATATCGTTCAGGTCGATGAAGTGGGCGATCCGGCCAAAATCAGCGTCGGCGCGGCGCGTGTTACCAGCAACCCGCGTGAATTACTGATTGCCCGTTCAGCCGCAGATGTGATTGAACATGCAGGTTATTTCAAAAACGGTTTTTCGATTCAGACGGGTTCCGGTGCAGCTTCTACGGCTTGTACGCGTTTCCTTGAAGATAAAATGCGTCAGCAAAATATTGTGGCGCGTTTTGCGCTGGGCGGTATCACCGGCGGTATTGTCGACCTGCATGAGAAAGGGCTGATCGAAAAACTGATCGATACCCAGTGCTTCGATGCCAATGCGGCCGCGTCGCTGGCGAAGAATCCGAATCATGTTGAGATTTCCACCAACGTTTATGCCAATCCGAGTTCTAAAGCGGCCTGCTGCGATCAACTGGATATGGTGATTCTCAGCGCGCTGGAAATTGACACCGATTTCAATGTCAATGTGATCACCGGTTCAGACGGCGTGATGCGTGGTGCATCCGGCGGACACTGTGATGTCGCGACGGCAGCGAACCTGACCATCGTCGTTGCACCGCTGATTCGTAGCCGTATCCCGACCGTAGTACGTCAGGTGACGACGCGCGTTACGCCGGGAGAGAGTATCGACGTACTGGTGACCGATCACGGCATTGCCGTAAACCCGGCGCGTCCAGAGGTTGCTGAACGCCTGCAACAGGCGGGGCTGAATGTGATGACGATTGAGGCACTTTATCAACGAGCGATTGCGCTTGTTGGTGAGCCACGCGCTATCGAATTTCACGATCGCATCGTCGGCGTTATTCGTTATCGCGATGGTAGCGTGATTGACGTTGTTCGTCAGGTTAAAGAAGCCAACGAATAA